One window from the genome of uncultured Cohaesibacter sp. encodes:
- a CDS encoding conjugal transfer protein TraG, with protein sequence MRGSRILWGQIALVLAVILMMVWLATQWTAWRLGFQIQLGNPWFKLGNWPIYYPTNFFLWWFTFDAYAPDIFVEGALIAASGGILSIGIAILMAIMRARESHEVATYGSARWARDEEICAAGLLDPDGVILGHHDKGYLRHDGPEHVLCFAPTRSGKGVGLVIPTLLTWPGSSVIHDIKGENWNLTAGFRAKYGRVLLFDPTNPNSSAYNPLLEVRKGEWEVRDIQNIADILVDPEGSLDKRNHWEKTSHSLLVGTILHVLYAEADKTLAGVANFLSDPRRTVETTLHAMMTTPHLGDAGTHPVVASAARELLNKSENERSGVLSTAMSFLGLYRDPVVATVTSRCDWHIADLVSADKPVSLYLVVPPSDINRTKPLIRLILNQIGRRLTEELESAGKRHRLLLMLDEFPALGRLDFFESALAFMAGYGLKSFLIAQSLNQIERAYGQNNAILDNCHVRVAFASNDERTAKRISDALGTATELRDSTNYAGHRLAPWLGHLMVSRQETARPLLTPGEIMQLPPADEIVMLAGTPPIRARKVRYYEDVRFTERLLSPPDMSHRFDANGSSDGAWAGHVIKAPGVLRGSANSVGEEDGANAGIRREPELPQHEEILSPQQAASHEFDILDDEPDSEAIKARSLRQSMRQSTRMIARQASMNPDDGIEL encoded by the coding sequence ATGCGTGGCAGCCGTATTCTCTGGGGCCAGATTGCGCTCGTCCTAGCGGTCATTCTGATGATGGTCTGGCTGGCGACCCAATGGACAGCCTGGCGGTTGGGTTTCCAGATCCAGCTTGGAAACCCTTGGTTCAAGCTAGGGAATTGGCCGATCTACTATCCAACCAACTTCTTTTTGTGGTGGTTCACCTTCGACGCCTATGCACCTGACATCTTTGTTGAAGGCGCTCTGATCGCTGCATCGGGCGGCATTCTCTCGATTGGCATTGCCATTCTCATGGCAATCATGCGGGCGCGAGAAAGCCACGAGGTCGCAACATATGGCTCGGCGCGATGGGCAAGAGACGAAGAAATCTGCGCAGCAGGCTTGCTTGATCCCGACGGCGTTATCCTTGGCCACCACGACAAGGGCTATCTGCGCCATGACGGACCCGAGCATGTTCTCTGCTTTGCTCCAACCCGAAGCGGCAAGGGCGTGGGACTGGTCATCCCGACCTTGCTGACATGGCCCGGCAGCTCAGTGATCCATGACATCAAGGGAGAAAACTGGAACCTGACCGCAGGCTTCCGGGCAAAGTATGGCCGTGTCCTGCTGTTTGATCCGACCAACCCCAATTCTTCCGCCTATAATCCTCTGCTCGAGGTGCGGAAGGGTGAATGGGAGGTTCGGGATATCCAGAATATCGCCGATATCCTCGTTGACCCAGAAGGCAGTCTCGACAAGCGCAATCATTGGGAGAAAACCAGCCATTCCCTTCTGGTCGGCACCATCCTGCATGTGCTCTATGCGGAAGCCGACAAGACACTGGCGGGTGTCGCGAACTTCCTTTCGGATCCGAGGAGGACTGTTGAGACGACACTCCATGCCATGATGACAACGCCGCATCTCGGAGATGCCGGAACCCACCCGGTCGTTGCATCAGCTGCAAGAGAGCTTCTCAACAAATCCGAGAATGAGCGTTCCGGTGTCCTCAGTACCGCCATGTCGTTCCTGGGGCTCTATCGGGATCCTGTCGTTGCCACAGTGACCTCCCGATGCGACTGGCACATCGCCGATCTCGTCAGTGCGGACAAACCGGTCAGCCTCTATCTCGTCGTGCCCCCATCGGACATCAATCGAACCAAGCCTCTCATCCGGCTCATTCTCAACCAGATCGGGCGTCGCCTTACGGAGGAGCTAGAGAGTGCGGGCAAGCGCCATCGACTTCTCCTGATGCTTGATGAGTTCCCGGCACTTGGAAGGCTCGACTTCTTTGAATCGGCTCTTGCCTTCATGGCAGGTTATGGCCTCAAGTCCTTTCTGATCGCCCAGTCTCTCAATCAGATTGAGCGGGCATACGGCCAGAATAATGCCATTCTCGACAATTGCCATGTCCGGGTTGCCTTTGCCAGCAATGACGAGCGAACCGCCAAGCGCATCAGCGATGCTTTGGGAACCGCAACCGAGCTGCGCGATTCCACCAATTATGCCGGTCACAGGCTCGCACCATGGCTCGGACATCTGATGGTGTCTCGACAAGAAACTGCCCGACCGCTCCTGACGCCTGGCGAAATCATGCAATTGCCGCCCGCCGATGAAATCGTCATGCTCGCGGGAACGCCTCCCATCAGGGCAAGGAAGGTCCGCTACTATGAGGATGTTCGCTTCACTGAACGGCTTCTTTCTCCTCCAGATATGAGCCATCGCTTTGATGCGAACGGATCCAGCGATGGTGCGTGGGCTGGTCACGTGATCAAGGCTCCGGGTGTGCTGAGAGGAAGCGCCAACTCCGTCGGCGAAGAGGATGGTGCCAATGCGGGCATAAGGCGTGAGCCGGAGTTACCGCAGCATGAAGAGATCCTGTCACCCCAACAGGCTGCCTCTCATGAATTCGACATTCTCGATGATGAACCCGATAGCGAAGCCATCAAGGCAAGATCCTTGCGGCAATCCATGCGCCAATCTACTCGGATGATTGCACGGCAGGCCTCCATGAACCCCGACGACGGTATCGAGCTATAG
- a CDS encoding VirB3 family type IV secretion system protein: MASAFEQLDAVPGFSIPVHRALTEQILLGGAPRSIAILNGTLAGAMGLGLRLWLVGLLIWAIGHFLAVWAAKRDPLFVDVGRQHLRIPAHLSV, translated from the coding sequence ATGGCCAGCGCCTTCGAACAGCTTGATGCCGTGCCGGGTTTTTCCATTCCCGTTCATCGGGCCTTGACCGAGCAGATCCTGCTCGGTGGGGCGCCCCGTTCCATCGCCATTCTCAATGGAACGCTCGCCGGAGCCATGGGGCTTGGTTTGCGCCTCTGGCTGGTCGGTCTTCTCATTTGGGCAATCGGTCATTTTCTGGCGGTCTGGGCTGCAAAGCGTGATCCGCTCTTTGTCGATGTCGGTCGCCAGCATCTGCGCATTCCAGCGCATCTCTCTGTTTGA
- a CDS encoding CopG family transcriptional regulator, producing the protein MNVYFDPKLLSQIEALAMRRNVSKSAVIEAAVASFLSGDSAEHMEAALSRRLDRVGRQIGGLEQDVAILGETMSLFIRFWLSVTPPLPDNAKASARAQGAERFDAFMQNLGRRIAKGDRFLREVSFDIPADVSFDVPDEAMDGSQNQNDDREL; encoded by the coding sequence ATGAATGTCTATTTCGATCCAAAATTGCTGAGCCAAATTGAAGCCTTGGCGATGCGACGCAATGTTTCCAAATCGGCGGTGATCGAAGCCGCTGTGGCCTCCTTTCTTTCTGGCGACAGCGCCGAGCATATGGAAGCTGCGCTCTCCCGTCGGCTCGACAGGGTGGGGAGGCAGATAGGAGGGTTGGAGCAGGACGTTGCCATTCTCGGTGAGACCATGTCTCTCTTTATCCGCTTCTGGCTATCGGTGACACCCCCTTTGCCCGACAATGCCAAAGCGTCAGCACGGGCACAGGGAGCAGAACGCTTTGACGCCTTCATGCAAAATCTTGGCCGCAGAATTGCCAAAGGGGACCGTTTCCTGCGAGAAGTTTCATTCGACATTCCGGCAGATGTAAGCTTTGACGTGCCCGATGAAGCTATGGATGGAAGCCAGAATCAGAATGACGACAGAGAGCTCTGA
- a CDS encoding TrbC/VirB2 family protein, with product MIPQFLPARRCATIFASSVLTALLLVPAARAAGSSMPWEAPLESILESVEGPVAKIIAVIIIIVTGLTLAFGDSSGGFRRLIQIVFGLSIAFAASSFFLSFFSFGGGALV from the coding sequence ATGATCCCCCAATTTCTGCCCGCTCGTAGATGTGCGACCATATTTGCTTCTTCCGTTCTCACCGCTTTGCTGCTTGTCCCCGCAGCAAGGGCGGCCGGCTCTTCCATGCCATGGGAGGCTCCCCTTGAGTCCATCCTTGAATCCGTGGAGGGGCCGGTCGCCAAAATCATTGCGGTCATCATCATCATTGTGACCGGCCTGACGTTGGCATTTGGCGACAGCTCAGGTGGCTTCAGGCGACTGATCCAGATCGTCTTTGGCCTTTCCATCGCCTTTGCCGCTTCCAGTTTCTTTCTGTCTTTCTTTTCTTTCGGCGGAGGAGCGCTTGTCTGA
- the trbB gene encoding P-type conjugative transfer ATPase TrbB: MTGNHAQSEAVAKPESQTVARGARMLRSALGPAIAHLLRDDRIIEVMLNPDGHIWVDRLSEGLADTGEILSAEDGERIIRLVAHHVGAEVHTRSPRVSAELPESGERFEGLLPPVVSAPTFAIRKPAVAIFTLDDYVSQSIMEDWQADILRNAVRSRANILVAGGTSTGKTTLTNALLAEVAKEADRVVIIEDTRELQCAAPNLVAMRTKDGVASLSDLVRSSLRLRPDRIPIGEVRGPEALDLLKAWGTGHPGGIGTIHAGSGLGALHRLEQLIQETVVTVPRALIAETIDLVAVLAGRGSARRLVELARVDGLQSDGSYHITSAFHKKGDRA; the protein is encoded by the coding sequence ATGACAGGAAATCACGCACAATCCGAGGCTGTTGCTAAGCCTGAGAGCCAAACAGTTGCACGCGGTGCACGGATGTTGCGCTCCGCTCTTGGGCCAGCCATTGCGCATCTTCTTCGCGATGACAGGATCATCGAAGTGATGCTGAACCCGGATGGTCACATCTGGGTTGATCGACTGTCTGAGGGCCTCGCCGACACAGGGGAAATCCTGTCCGCTGAAGATGGCGAGAGGATCATCCGGCTGGTAGCCCATCATGTCGGGGCAGAGGTTCATACCCGCAGTCCCCGTGTTTCGGCAGAACTCCCGGAAAGTGGCGAGCGTTTCGAAGGCTTGCTTCCGCCCGTGGTCTCAGCGCCGACCTTTGCAATCCGCAAACCCGCCGTCGCGATCTTCACGCTCGATGACTATGTCAGCCAATCCATCATGGAAGATTGGCAAGCCGATATCCTGCGCAATGCGGTCCGCTCAAGAGCCAATATTCTCGTTGCCGGTGGCACATCGACCGGCAAGACGACCCTGACGAATGCGCTTCTGGCCGAGGTTGCCAAAGAGGCCGATCGCGTTGTCATCATCGAAGACACCCGCGAACTGCAGTGCGCCGCTCCCAACCTTGTCGCCATGCGAACCAAGGATGGTGTTGCCTCCCTTTCGGATCTGGTGCGCTCGTCCCTTCGGCTGCGTCCTGACCGGATCCCCATCGGAGAAGTCAGAGGGCCAGAAGCTCTCGATCTGCTCAAGGCATGGGGAACCGGACATCCTGGCGGCATTGGCACCATTCACGCCGGATCCGGGCTTGGCGCACTCCATCGTCTGGAACAGCTCATTCAGGAAACTGTCGTGACCGTTCCACGCGCCCTCATTGCGGAAACCATCGATCTTGTTGCAGTTCTGGCCGGGCGAGGCTCAGCCCGCCGGTTGGTCGAGCTCGCCCGCGTTGATGGCCTGCAATCCGACGGCTCTTACCACATCACCTCAGCCTTTCACAAAAAAGGAGATCGCGCATGA